One Cicer arietinum cultivar CDC Frontier isolate Library 1 chromosome 8, Cicar.CDCFrontier_v2.0, whole genome shotgun sequence DNA segment encodes these proteins:
- the LOC101492723 gene encoding non-specific lipid transfer protein GPI-anchored 20, whose protein sequence is MEHFVSLCCLTVVLAMVAPAYGQITTPCNISMVTSSISPCMSFLTNSSGNGTSPTADCCNSIKSLTSGSKDCLCLVVTGNVPFTLPINRTLAISLPRACNLPGVPLQCKTSGSPLPAPGPASLGPSLSPASTPSAPSLSPQASSILPTPVTPSLPPQPETATPSVNADSPSPTSERGRSDLTPSSAGSPTYSLLPSVVIILFGFAVFKHY, encoded by the exons ATGGAGCATTTTGTGTCTCTATGCTGCCTAACTGTGGTATTAGCCATGGTTGCACCAGCCTACGGCCAGATCACGACGCCGTGTAACATATCAATGGTAACTAGTTCCATCAGCCCTTGCATGAGTTTCCTCACAAATAGCAGTGGCAATGGCACCTCTCCAACTGCTGATTGCTGCAATTCAATCAAGTCCCTCACAAGTGGGAGCAAGGATTGTTTGTGCCTTGTTGTCACTGGCAATGTTCCTTTTACATTACCAATCAACAGAACCTTAGCTATCTCTCTTCCTCGTGCTTGTAACTTGCCTGGTGTTCCACTTCAATGCAAAA CCTCAGGTTCACCACTTCCTGCTCCAG GACCAGCGTCTCTCGGGCCATCTCTTTCCCCTGCATCTACCCCATCTGCTCCATCTCTTAGCCCTCAAG CTTCTTCTATACTCCCCACGCCAGTTACACCTTCTCTGCCACCACAGCCTGAGACAGCCACTCCATCAGTGAATGCTGATTCTCCGTCCCCAACATCGGAAAGGGGCCGCTCTGATCTCACTCCATCATCTGCTGGCTCACCAACTTACAGTCTCCTACCATCTGTTGTGATCATTCTCTTTGGATTTGctgtttttaaacactactaG